The Eurosta solidaginis isolate ZX-2024a chromosome 4, ASM4086904v1, whole genome shotgun sequence genome includes a window with the following:
- the LOC137251450 gene encoding uncharacterized protein isoform X4, translating to MSSNSVVSLSSFNILYFTQVLTVLTSSIKYHEYVTDKGKNISVPCTAEGSVMWVKESGNNSTIIQTGKFLVFTNISADAGGLYVCFAAISPHQSSVFEADSNAVATRNTTNEMKKSIPPLSPSLSASSLPTSMPSTSSSSSSSSSPLSSTADIMKIATIVNTSATNASTTSSLPISVPTINVVTATDIKTSNIITTQNVAISDKAATVDNGGQTMGAVPVELSDNIEPQTSRDTQDEEMFAVEQQWSRNSESGVRVDDKRMMTEIEEYQAAEKVNLTVRTPPGPVTQLYFKASTILGFLIWRFNKANSGGYPIRSFTAEFRNISYSKTPYNKSFEHEWSRMDPVNIAPNVRQMEVYRLEPNTTYEFRIWANNQLGNGEVVTTNVTTLPETKEEDFCIKN from the exons TGCTAACGGTTTTAACATCATCCATAAAGTACCACGAATACGTAACGGATAAAGGCAAAAACATATCCGTACCCTGTACAGCGGAAGGCAGTGTTATGTGGGTAAAAGAAAGCGGTAATAACAGTACTATAATACAG acCGGAAAGTTTTTGGTGTTCACGAATATTTCGGCCGATGCAGGTGGCTTATATGTTTGTTTCGCTGCAATTTCACCTCACCAATCCTCCGTCTTCGAAGCTGACTCCAATGCAGTGGCAACACGAAATAccacaaatgaaatgaaaaaatcaatACCACCATTAAGTCCGTCATTGTCAGCGTCATCCTTGCCGACATCAATGCCgtcaacatcatcatcatcatcatcgtcttCGTCGCCGTTGTCGTCGACGGCAGATATTATGAAAATAGCAACAATTGTGAATACAAGTGCAACAAATGCTTCAACTACCTCATCGCTTCCAATTTCAGTGCCCACAATAAACGTAGTCACAGCCACAGATATAAAGACATCCAACATAATAACAACGCAGAATGTAGCGATTTCTGACAAAGCCGCCACCGTAGACAATGGCGGTCAAACAATGGGAGCAGTGCCTGTAGAGTTAAGTGATAACATTGAACCGCAAACAAGTCGAGATACACAAGACGAAGAAATGTTTGCTGTTGAACAGCAATGGTCACGAAATAGTGAGTCTGGGGTAAGGGTTGATGACAAAAGAATGATGACAGAAATTGAAGAATATCAAGCAGCTGAAAAGGTCAATTTAACTGTACGCACCCCACCTGGACCTGTAACACAACTTTATTTCAAAGCGTCAACAATTTTAGGGTTTCTTATTTGGCGTTTTAATAAAGCAAATTCTGGCGGTTATCCGATTCGCAGCTTTACCGCTGAATTTAGGAATATTTCGTACAGTAAAACGCCCTATAACAAATCGTTCGAACACGAATGGAGTAGAATGGATCCCGTCAATATTGCGCCGAACGTT CGGCAAATGGAAGTATACCGATTGGAGCCCAACACCACATACGAATTTCGGATATGGGCCAACAATCAATTGGGAAATGGCGAGGTGGTAACCACTAATGTGACAACACTTCCCGAAACTAAGGAGGAGG
- the LOC137251450 gene encoding uncharacterized protein isoform X3 — MSSNSVVSLSSFNILYFTQVLTVLTSSIKYHEYVTDKGKNISVPCTAEGSVMWVKESGNNSTIIQTGKFLVFTNISADAGGLYVCFAAISPHQSSVFEADSNAVATRNTTNEMKKSIPPLSPSLSASSLPTSMPSTSSSSSSSSSPLSSTADIMKIATIVNTSATNASTTSSLPISVPTINVVTATDIKTSNIITTQNVAISDKAATVDNGGQTMGAVPVELSDNIEPQTSRDTQDEEMFAVEQQWSRNSESGVRVDDKRMMTEIEEYQAAEKVNLTVRTPPGPVTQLYFKASTILGFLIWRFNKANSGGYPIRSFTAEFRNISYSKTPYNKSFEHEWSRMDPVNIAPNVRQMEVYRLEPNTTYEFRIWANNQLGNGEVVTTNVTTLPETKEEGATIEPED, encoded by the exons TGCTAACGGTTTTAACATCATCCATAAAGTACCACGAATACGTAACGGATAAAGGCAAAAACATATCCGTACCCTGTACAGCGGAAGGCAGTGTTATGTGGGTAAAAGAAAGCGGTAATAACAGTACTATAATACAG acCGGAAAGTTTTTGGTGTTCACGAATATTTCGGCCGATGCAGGTGGCTTATATGTTTGTTTCGCTGCAATTTCACCTCACCAATCCTCCGTCTTCGAAGCTGACTCCAATGCAGTGGCAACACGAAATAccacaaatgaaatgaaaaaatcaatACCACCATTAAGTCCGTCATTGTCAGCGTCATCCTTGCCGACATCAATGCCgtcaacatcatcatcatcatcatcgtcttCGTCGCCGTTGTCGTCGACGGCAGATATTATGAAAATAGCAACAATTGTGAATACAAGTGCAACAAATGCTTCAACTACCTCATCGCTTCCAATTTCAGTGCCCACAATAAACGTAGTCACAGCCACAGATATAAAGACATCCAACATAATAACAACGCAGAATGTAGCGATTTCTGACAAAGCCGCCACCGTAGACAATGGCGGTCAAACAATGGGAGCAGTGCCTGTAGAGTTAAGTGATAACATTGAACCGCAAACAAGTCGAGATACACAAGACGAAGAAATGTTTGCTGTTGAACAGCAATGGTCACGAAATAGTGAGTCTGGGGTAAGGGTTGATGACAAAAGAATGATGACAGAAATTGAAGAATATCAAGCAGCTGAAAAGGTCAATTTAACTGTACGCACCCCACCTGGACCTGTAACACAACTTTATTTCAAAGCGTCAACAATTTTAGGGTTTCTTATTTGGCGTTTTAATAAAGCAAATTCTGGCGGTTATCCGATTCGCAGCTTTACCGCTGAATTTAGGAATATTTCGTACAGTAAAACGCCCTATAACAAATCGTTCGAACACGAATGGAGTAGAATGGATCCCGTCAATATTGCGCCGAACGTT CGGCAAATGGAAGTATACCGATTGGAGCCCAACACCACATACGAATTTCGGATATGGGCCAACAATCAATTGGGAAATGGCGAGGTGGTAACCACTAATGTGACAACACTTCCCGAAACTAAGGAGGAGG
- the LOC137251450 gene encoding contactin-2 isoform X2 — translation MSSNSVVSLSSFNILYFTQVLTVLTSSIKYHEYVTDKGKNISVPCTAEGSVMWVKESGNNSTIIQTGKFLVFTNISADAGGLYVCFAAISPHQSSVFEADSNAVATRNTTNEMKKSIPPLSPSLSASSLPTSMPSTSSSSSSSSSPLSSTADIMKIATIVNTSATNASTTSSLPISVPTINVVTATDIKTSNIITTQNVAISDKAATVDNGGQTMGAVPVELSDNIEPQTSRDTQDEEMFAVEQQWSRNSESGVRVDDKRMMTEIEEYQAAEKVNLTVRTPPGPVTQLYFKASTILGFLIWRFNKANSGGYPIRSFTAEFRNISYSKTPYNKSFEHEWSRMDPVNIAPNVRQMEVYRLEPNTTYEFRIWANNQLGNGEVVTTNVTTLPETKEEDGWESIELIPNIILNPGFCESEGKEPVQQHTRTIIFGEDDDSDGYGSEESDHEPTMEKFKRKVSVFFTGPTIRRI, via the exons TGCTAACGGTTTTAACATCATCCATAAAGTACCACGAATACGTAACGGATAAAGGCAAAAACATATCCGTACCCTGTACAGCGGAAGGCAGTGTTATGTGGGTAAAAGAAAGCGGTAATAACAGTACTATAATACAG acCGGAAAGTTTTTGGTGTTCACGAATATTTCGGCCGATGCAGGTGGCTTATATGTTTGTTTCGCTGCAATTTCACCTCACCAATCCTCCGTCTTCGAAGCTGACTCCAATGCAGTGGCAACACGAAATAccacaaatgaaatgaaaaaatcaatACCACCATTAAGTCCGTCATTGTCAGCGTCATCCTTGCCGACATCAATGCCgtcaacatcatcatcatcatcatcgtcttCGTCGCCGTTGTCGTCGACGGCAGATATTATGAAAATAGCAACAATTGTGAATACAAGTGCAACAAATGCTTCAACTACCTCATCGCTTCCAATTTCAGTGCCCACAATAAACGTAGTCACAGCCACAGATATAAAGACATCCAACATAATAACAACGCAGAATGTAGCGATTTCTGACAAAGCCGCCACCGTAGACAATGGCGGTCAAACAATGGGAGCAGTGCCTGTAGAGTTAAGTGATAACATTGAACCGCAAACAAGTCGAGATACACAAGACGAAGAAATGTTTGCTGTTGAACAGCAATGGTCACGAAATAGTGAGTCTGGGGTAAGGGTTGATGACAAAAGAATGATGACAGAAATTGAAGAATATCAAGCAGCTGAAAAGGTCAATTTAACTGTACGCACCCCACCTGGACCTGTAACACAACTTTATTTCAAAGCGTCAACAATTTTAGGGTTTCTTATTTGGCGTTTTAATAAAGCAAATTCTGGCGGTTATCCGATTCGCAGCTTTACCGCTGAATTTAGGAATATTTCGTACAGTAAAACGCCCTATAACAAATCGTTCGAACACGAATGGAGTAGAATGGATCCCGTCAATATTGCGCCGAACGTT CGGCAAATGGAAGTATACCGATTGGAGCCCAACACCACATACGAATTTCGGATATGGGCCAACAATCAATTGGGAAATGGCGAGGTGGTAACCACTAATGTGACAACACTTCCCGAAACTAAGGAGGAGG ATGGTTGGGAGAGCATAGAATTAATACCGAATATAATATTAAATCCTGGTTTCTGTGAATCTGAAGGAAAGGAACCGGTGCAGCAACACACACGAACTATTATCTTCGGTGAGGACGACGACAGTGATGGTTACGGAAGCGAAGAATCCGATCATGAACCAACGATGGAGAAGTTCAAACGAAAAGTATCTGTATTCTTTACGGGGCCGACAATAAGACGGATTTGA
- the LOC137251450 gene encoding contactin-2 isoform X1: protein MSSNSVVSLSSFNILYFTQVLTVLTSSIKYHEYVTDKGKNISVPCTAEGSVMWVKESGNNSTIIQTGKFLVFTNISADAGGLYVCFAAISPHQSSVFEADSNAVATRNTTNEMKKSIPPLSPSLSASSLPTSMPSTSSSSSSSSSPLSSTADIMKIATIVNTSATNASTTSSLPISVPTINVVTATDIKTSNIITTQNVAISDKAATVDNGGQTMGAVPVELSDNIEPQTSRDTQDEEMFAVEQQWSRNSESGVRVDDKRMMTEIEEYQAAEKVNLTVRTPPGPVTQLYFKASTILGFLIWRFNKANSGGYPIRSFTAEFRNISYSKTPYNKSFEHEWSRMDPVNIAPNVRQMEVYRLEPNTTYEFRIWANNQLGNGEVVTTNVTTLPETKEEDLIRLIQPDLDNFDPRIWIIAVSVVLGTLVILAIGLCIVLSKECYQSSQAGTDHDHNTDNPNTSSNNTTTSNTTNYTTNTNSALANRNNADAERNFNVVVMA, encoded by the exons TGCTAACGGTTTTAACATCATCCATAAAGTACCACGAATACGTAACGGATAAAGGCAAAAACATATCCGTACCCTGTACAGCGGAAGGCAGTGTTATGTGGGTAAAAGAAAGCGGTAATAACAGTACTATAATACAG acCGGAAAGTTTTTGGTGTTCACGAATATTTCGGCCGATGCAGGTGGCTTATATGTTTGTTTCGCTGCAATTTCACCTCACCAATCCTCCGTCTTCGAAGCTGACTCCAATGCAGTGGCAACACGAAATAccacaaatgaaatgaaaaaatcaatACCACCATTAAGTCCGTCATTGTCAGCGTCATCCTTGCCGACATCAATGCCgtcaacatcatcatcatcatcatcgtcttCGTCGCCGTTGTCGTCGACGGCAGATATTATGAAAATAGCAACAATTGTGAATACAAGTGCAACAAATGCTTCAACTACCTCATCGCTTCCAATTTCAGTGCCCACAATAAACGTAGTCACAGCCACAGATATAAAGACATCCAACATAATAACAACGCAGAATGTAGCGATTTCTGACAAAGCCGCCACCGTAGACAATGGCGGTCAAACAATGGGAGCAGTGCCTGTAGAGTTAAGTGATAACATTGAACCGCAAACAAGTCGAGATACACAAGACGAAGAAATGTTTGCTGTTGAACAGCAATGGTCACGAAATAGTGAGTCTGGGGTAAGGGTTGATGACAAAAGAATGATGACAGAAATTGAAGAATATCAAGCAGCTGAAAAGGTCAATTTAACTGTACGCACCCCACCTGGACCTGTAACACAACTTTATTTCAAAGCGTCAACAATTTTAGGGTTTCTTATTTGGCGTTTTAATAAAGCAAATTCTGGCGGTTATCCGATTCGCAGCTTTACCGCTGAATTTAGGAATATTTCGTACAGTAAAACGCCCTATAACAAATCGTTCGAACACGAATGGAGTAGAATGGATCCCGTCAATATTGCGCCGAACGTT CGGCAAATGGAAGTATACCGATTGGAGCCCAACACCACATACGAATTTCGGATATGGGCCAACAATCAATTGGGAAATGGCGAGGTGGTAACCACTAATGTGACAACACTTCCCGAAACTAAGGAGGAGG ATTTAATACGCCTTATACAACCCGACTTAGATAATTTCGATCCGCGCATATGGATAATTGCCGTCAGTGTTGTACTTGGAACTCTTGTGATATTAGCAATTGGATTATGTATAGTTTTATCGAAAGAATGTTATCAATCATCGCAAGCCGGTACTGATCATGATCATAATACAGATAATCCAAACACAAGTAGCAACAACACCACCACTAGCAATACAACAAATTACACAACAAACACCAATAGTGCTTTAGCAAATCGTAATAATGCAGATGCTGAACGCAATTTTAATGTTGTTGTTATGgcttaa